One window of Cohnella hashimotonis genomic DNA carries:
- a CDS encoding BlaI/MecI/CopY family transcriptional regulator yields MALVQKLSDTEMELMEAIWACTPPVTSTELLHLFAQKGRAWKAQTISTFLSRLVEKGALEATRDGRTNKYMPRITPEDYKLLETQHVLDGLYQGSVKNLIAAMYDGDKLSDQDIADLKKWFSEK; encoded by the coding sequence GTGGCCCTGGTTCAGAAGCTGTCGGATACGGAAATGGAGCTCATGGAAGCGATCTGGGCGTGCACGCCTCCGGTCACATCCACGGAACTACTGCATCTGTTTGCGCAAAAGGGAAGAGCGTGGAAGGCGCAGACCATCTCCACTTTTTTATCGCGGTTGGTGGAAAAAGGCGCGCTTGAGGCGACGAGGGATGGAAGGACCAACAAGTACATGCCGCGTATTACGCCCGAGGATTACAAGCTGCTGGAGACGCAGCACGTCCTGGACGGGTTGTATCAAGGCTCCGTGAAGAACTTGATTGCGGCCATGTACGACGGTGACAAGCTGTCGGATCAAGACATCGCCGATCTGAAAAAATGGTTTTCAGAAAAGTAG
- a CDS encoding effector binding domain-containing protein, whose amino-acid sequence MNKVKIEKKPAFRLIGFRTVLQGGTSIHAPQYSNQKTTFFKSQIENGRLAGIRPLAEGPYGYAAVALEDGSVRYYAGVSSTKPLPAGADELHFPEGEYVVLSGQGGLSRLAFDRLEDQALGSLFTDAFEYEYNGGPIAEVLLNGNPMDAEVEVWVPVRKK is encoded by the coding sequence ATGAACAAGGTTAAAATCGAGAAAAAGCCCGCTTTTCGTCTCATCGGATTTAGAACGGTGCTCCAAGGCGGGACAAGCATCCACGCGCCGCAGTATTCGAACCAGAAGACGACTTTTTTCAAAAGCCAGATCGAAAACGGGCGGCTCGCCGGCATTCGCCCCCTTGCTGAAGGCCCCTATGGCTATGCCGCGGTCGCGTTGGAAGATGGCAGCGTCCGCTATTATGCGGGCGTTTCCTCCACTAAACCGTTGCCAGCAGGTGCAGATGAGCTACATTTCCCGGAAGGCGAGTATGTCGTGCTGTCGGGCCAAGGCGGATTGTCGCGCCTCGCCTTCGATCGGCTGGAGGATCAGGCCTTGGGCTCGCTCTTTACGGATGCATTCGAATACGAATATAACGGCGGGCCGATCGCGGAAGTGCTGCTGAACGGGAATCCGATGGACGCGGAAGTCGAGGTATGGGTGCCGGTGCGGAAAAAGTAA
- a CDS encoding M56 family metallopeptidase produces the protein MNTMLELLFTLAVAGSVVTACILFLRKVPVHIFPAKWRYRLQKIAILLYLLPVAAGISWIFPLIDAHTTTTTVQNSTSITQAGFIPESFMSLRTIPASAALIFLSIWAIGAIGFAARQLYDYRRFTVALSRSRTDLPERGEAAVRLSFLKEELGLKSKVALAGSSIVRSPVLAGLRQPTIYFPQALASGVDLDMDMVLRHELMHLKRKDLWVKALALVVGALHWYNPLAHLLRKEIQLWSELSCDEEVVVGMSHAERKRYGSTLLNVVAGSGNLPTRFCASLSGDGKQLKRRLTLMLNVKKLKKKTMVLTVSAVFLIAAVSTTAAVWASDNTPTVVAQQEAAPAEALTATAAASGATVPGPVPTAAAEGEETASPASEPHATAAPAAAPTAVTQASEAPSDEVHAVPQATAAPTVAQAAKPVPQTAPADEVHAVPQATAAPAAAQAAKPVAKAVAVEPQAVAVSSEK, from the coding sequence ATGAACACGATGCTTGAATTGCTGTTTACGCTGGCCGTAGCCGGTAGTGTCGTCACCGCCTGCATATTGTTTTTGCGAAAAGTACCTGTCCACATATTCCCTGCCAAGTGGCGTTATCGGCTTCAAAAAATCGCGATCTTGTTATACCTGCTGCCCGTCGCGGCCGGCATTTCATGGATTTTTCCGCTGATCGACGCTCATACGACCACGACCACCGTGCAGAATTCGACGTCCATCACCCAAGCAGGCTTCATTCCGGAGTCGTTCATGTCCTTGCGAACCATTCCAGCCAGTGCAGCCCTTATTTTCCTGAGTATATGGGCGATCGGAGCGATCGGATTTGCGGCGCGGCAGCTGTACGATTATCGCAGGTTCACCGTCGCGCTGTCCCGTTCGCGCACCGATCTGCCGGAGCGCGGCGAGGCCGCCGTACGGCTATCTTTTCTCAAGGAAGAGCTCGGCTTAAAAAGCAAAGTCGCGCTCGCCGGCAGCTCCATCGTTCGAAGTCCCGTTCTGGCGGGTTTGCGGCAGCCGACGATCTATTTTCCTCAAGCGCTTGCCTCGGGCGTGGATTTGGACATGGACATGGTGCTCCGACACGAATTGATGCATCTGAAACGGAAGGACCTGTGGGTCAAGGCGCTCGCGCTGGTCGTCGGCGCCTTGCATTGGTATAACCCGCTGGCGCATCTGCTCCGCAAGGAGATTCAGCTCTGGAGCGAGTTGTCCTGCGACGAGGAAGTCGTCGTCGGCATGTCCCATGCCGAGCGGAAAAGGTATGGCAGCACGCTGCTTAACGTCGTGGCAGGCTCGGGGAATTTACCGACGCGGTTCTGCGCCTCCTTATCGGGGGACGGTAAACAACTCAAAAGGAGACTAACGCTCATGTTGAACGTGAAAAAATTGAAAAAGAAAACGATGGTTCTGACCGTGTCCGCAGTGTTCTTGATTGCAGCGGTCAGCACGACCGCGGCCGTCTGGGCCTCGGACAATACGCCGACCGTAGTCGCGCAACAAGAAGCGGCACCCGCAGAAGCGCTGACTGCAACCGCAGCTGCGTCCGGGGCGACAGTGCCGGGACCGGTTCCGACAGCTGCGGCCGAAGGCGAAGAGACAGCGAGTCCCGCAAGCGAGCCGCATGCAACAGCCGCGCCGGCCGCTGCGCCGACGGCCGTTACGCAAGCATCGGAGGCGCCATCTGACGAAGTACATGCCGTTCCGCAGGCGACGGCAGCGCCGACGGTTGCCCAAGCTGCCAAACCCGTGCCCCAGACGGCTCCGGCTGACGAAGTACATGCCGTTCCGCAAGCGACTGCAGCGCCAGCTGCTGCTCAAGCTGCCAAACCGGTGGCCAAGGCTGTTGCTGTTGAACCCCAAGCGGTTGCAGTTTCTTCTGAAAAGTGA